The genomic stretch AAGAAAGGCTAAACTAAATATTGGAATCGTAGATAGGGGAAAGCATAAATGAGTCGCTCGTATTATTGATAATTCGTGTCTCGAATGATTACATTGTCTCGACATTTATAGTACTCCCGAGATCTAAATCGTATCAACTATTATAACCAACATATAATAACTTTAttcataatattatattattccgATTACGGTATATTGTAATATAACGTAATATCTTCTAACATCCCCCCTCAAACCCATGGTAATTTGTCTAAATTTCCATGGGTTTGCAAGGTAGACGAAGAGAAACGGCTCTCTTTTCGAATCGGTTTCGTCGGGCGGGAACGTTGTCGCTTTTCGAATCCACCAAATTGTTGAAATTTCGTTGTCAAGAACGTCACATTTTTTTTCGAACTTGACAAATATcggtgcgtaactcgccagtcgaTGCGTATAGGACTCGCAAGACCGAATTTCTCGTAAATCGCCAATAAAGCAAAAGTATAAGAATTCCACAGGATGCACAATTATCTGATTTGATCTTTTCGAATTCGTAGAAATCTTTGCTTGATGTGAAATCTTTTCGAATTTGTAAAATTTCCATgagtttgccaaataaggaaagaagaaaaattcAATTCTTCATCCTTTAATCTTCAATCTTCGATATTCGGTGTACGGGAACGTCGTAGCTTTTCGAACCCGTCGAAATTCAAACGAAACGAGAACGTCGATCTTTTCGAACTCGTTGAAATTTCGAGATCAGGAACGTCGCAATTTTTCGAACCTGATAAATTCGTCGAATCGGGAAAATCATCCATCGAAAATAATGAAAATCTTGTTATCAAACCATGAACATTGGATGAACCCACGTACATGGCAGGAAACGAATCgatcgattttttttttctttttttttttaaagctgAATATTTGTAAGATTATCAAACGAAAATCCCGTGAGGGTACCATAATTATTTAGCCCCTCGGGCGCGGCAAAATGAATATCGTTTTTAGGCCTCAAGAgcgtgaggctctgataccatgttggaATCGTAGAGAGGGGAAAGCATAAATGAGTCGCTCCTATTATTGATAATTCGTGTCTCGAATGATTACATTGTCTCGACATTTATAGTACTCCCGAGATCTAAATCGTATCAACTATTATAGGCAACATATAATAATTTTAttcataatattatattattccgATTGTAATATACCGTAATATCTTCTAACACTAAACGTCATTGATTGCATGAAAGGTGGACGAGATGACACCATATTTGCCTATGGCATGAATGTGATTTAAAGTGATTTCTAATTTAGTTTGTTTTTGGGTGTATGTCATTTGGGTAGTTTGGACTTTGGAGCTTGGTAGGACCAATATTGCTTGTTAGGATCGGgatcctactttggatcgatgaggTTACTAAGATCGAATCGATAggatcggatcgtaggatcgtaagatcctacaaattAACTAAAATACTTAATTATGTCATTAAATTATGTTAAAATCTCGTTTTTTTCCTCAAAACACTACAATATTATCATGTGTCCACAAAGTATTtcagtttatgtaattttatatcTTAAAGTCATATATAAAGTTATGATAACCGAAAAAATGGAAATGTTATTTATGTAGGATCGAGTCGTATAATCGTAGGATCGTCGGGTTAAGATTCTATTTTAGAAAAATTTGAGACAAGgtggatcgtaagattctacaaaattAAGAACCTACATAGGATCGGAATCGGTCACCACTTCTTGGATTGTAggatcgtaagatcctacaaTCCGGATCGGGAGTTTAACAACTATGGGTAGGACCACAGATTGAATGGATAGACTCTTTCTGATTCCGTCATGAGTTTTAACTTTTAACGAAGTGTATTTTGGGTTTGAATCGATACGTCTTGTTAAATTAAAACAATTCTTACTATTTGATTCAAGTGCTTATAATCTCTGAATTAGATTAAAAATGACATTTTGGATATGTTATTTATTTGGGATGGTTAAAATTATGGAGGTTAAAGACACACAATTCAAAAAATTGAAGACCATTACATTTGAGTACTTCATCTTCAATATTTTGGATATGTAGTTGTTTGGTCAAACTTTACAAAAATCGTATATACTTTTAAGAATGAGTTTTTAATAAGCTATTTCTTGAAAAAATTATAGGTGTTTGACTATCATTTTACTTAAAAAAGCGCTTTTACATATGGGAATGAAAAATGATCAAATTATTGTTAAAAAGTGTATTAAGATGGATAGATGGATCTCTAGTTCTCTATCTACTAGTAGAGAATGAAAAAATATGAACGAATAATAGAGTGGATGCAACTGAAGACCTTTCCATTAGGGGTGTGTATCGGTTTAGAACCGGACCGGATTTAACCAGGAAAGACATGACCGGATAACCCTATATCCCAAACCGGAAATCGGACCAGGTTAGGTGGGAACTCGGACTGACTGCATCGGAACCTTTTAGGTCCGGTTTTTCTAGGTTTGGACCGGACCGGATCTATTTTTAAAGATAATTTGAGGTGATTTTTTTGTTTggaccggtccggtccggtccggaccggaccaGAGACCGGTCACAATATTTTTGTGGACGCGGAGACCGGACCGAATTGTATTCGGTCCAGACCATGTCAAGAAATCATTTCAACTAAAAGTTTAAGCTGACAGTTGGAGTCTCATCGATTTTATACTCTAACAATGTCGAAGTGAATCTCGACTTGCCAATTTCGATTAATATGAAGGACGGGGTTTTAGAAAATGACACATGCACAAAAATGTAAAACGAAAAGGATACAAGTCACAAATGTACAAGTTtaaattgcattttttttttcaaagtcGTTATTATACAAAATGTAATAGCCAAATCAAGCATGTACAAGTACGTACTATTTCTGAAAAAGAGGATTTATATATTTTCAAGGTTTCTTCTAAGAATAACGGCATCAAGGACTATAATCACATGACATGTTCCTACGATAAGTTAAGCACAAGATCACAAACTTTATGGGTGCTATCATGTTACATGTCTCTATCTAACTATCTCACCAGTGAAACGATAACTTTAATTTATAAGAAAAATTATTCATTTAATAGTCATAAATGAGTTATCTTTTTTATATAATATGGGACAGTCTCACaatataaaaccgtctcacacaatAATTATTGTTCTACAATgatgttttaattattgttcctAGAATATTTGATAGAGAAATCGTTTTCAAATGAGACTAGCTATATCCGTTACTAGGGCATTCGATTCTGATACCCTTCTCGTCTTCCACTTGTGAGGTTTAGAGGCTTTTAAGATTTGAAGTTGAAGATGTGACTTTCAAGATGAGTGATGTTTTGGTCTATGAATTGGCCAGTTTAGTTCGTCCCTTCAAGAAGGTTGAGGATGATGATGTTGGATTCCGTGTTCAGCCAGCCGTACACCATCACCATGTGTTTGTTAACCGGTGTAGTTACTTTTTCGTTTTAATTTACGATATTAGTAGTATAAGTGCATTGGACCATATGAGTCCAATGCCAAATGTAGTATAGGGACATCTTTCTTTAccgctgtaaaaaaaaaaaaaaaaaaaaaagagggtattgctttttcacatacggattttactctttcacatacaactTTTACAGTTTTACCCTTGAcattttctctcttttatttctctCAAAACCCACGGAATACATCTACCAACAATCACCTTGCCCACCACTCACCACCTAAACCACCCTGCCCCACCGTCCTGCCCTCCTCTCGacactcccaccaccaccacgcgTGACCCATCATCCTTCACAGATGAGATTTTACTATGTTGCAAAGGCATTATCCAGCCAAAAGATGTCTTCACGCATGCTACAATTAAATATGTTAAAATGAAAATTGCCCAGAAAATATATTTTCGTTCAAGGATTATTCTACCAAACAAGTTTACCAGCACTTTTGAATTGAAAATCAAGCCTATGAAAATACAGccctaattgaaaaaaaaataacaaatcaaTTCATCTAAAACAATTTTTGTGTAATTTAGTTAACAAGAAGGAACATTGCTTGTTTGATATACTAACAAAGATGAGTAATTGAAGTTTTTGGGGAAAAAAATTGATTAGTTGAGAGGAAATGATAAGAGAGAATAATTTTTTCAGAAAGGGTAGTTTATGGAAAATTTATGgcaaaatgtatgtgaaagagtaaaatgcgtatgtgaaaaagtaacaCCGAAAAAAGATTTGAAGTTGAAACTCGGGGCCATCAGGCTTGTGTACCATGTGAAAAGACCATTTCAACTGTTAAATCGATGGTTTAAGTCGCTCAATCAATGAGTTTATGCCTTGATAGTCTTTCCAAATACTCCGTAACTGTCTATATACTTGGAACGAAGTTTGAGGAGACGCGTATGAAACAATGCAAGGTAAGTGCGATATGAGTGAGCACAATACTTTCATACTCGTGTTAAGGTGAAATTAAACCCCTTAGCACGAGCTAGTTTATGAAGAGAGATTAACTTTGACATAACGCGATAATCAAATGGAACGgcctaaaatgaaaaaaaaaacgtatatATTTGAATTCGAACATGTCAATGTCCATCAGGAGCTACAAATGACAAGATGCCTACTCCCCTCCATGGCTCCATTTTCCCACTTTTGGAAACATAAAGATGGCCAACAGATTGAAGAGATTAAAGCAAAAGGCACAACTAACAACTTGTCTGTACACAAAACAAAATGCAAAATTACAAACACCATTTCAGACTAAGCCCTAATGTGATGTTGAATAGACATCACTACTGCTTACGGCGTACCACGCCATTGTACTCTACTGTTCTCAAGCCACTATTCGGAGACCATTTCTAGTCGAGATTGATTAAATTAAAGCCTCCCATACCCTGTGACTTGCGGGGGTCATTGAGGACCTTTGGGATAATGTTGTATGTCGGCTAAGTTAAAGAAATTAGGACATGAACGGTTTTAAAGGTCTATCTATAGCGCAAAAAAAGAGAAATACAGATCTGTAACTCCAGCACAAAGTGTTCCTTTAGTTGCTTGAATCAATGTATGATAACTTGTGTCTCCCATAACAATTCAGTGTCTCCATTTCTTTGAATGACCGTCTTCCATATATGGTTCCAGAAACCCAATGAACTGAACAAATAAGAGCTGGTGTGTTAGAAGCATCCTCTAAGAAATAAATCACATCTGgccgtcttaagcttaaaacaGGTCAAATATCATACCACTTGAGCATATAAGACAAATCTTTTGCATTTTCTCATGCATTCGGCTTTTGTCTTATCCCTACTACTTGAcctgtcttaagcttaagacggaatTTGTGAATCACATTTGTATGAGGATGTTCTACTGACAAGACTTCACTCAATTTGTGTGGGGAGTCAACATAATAATCCTCCTGGCACGACTAGACAGTAGACACACTATATTAGGCCCAAGACTAGACCCCCCAAATGGGTCATTCCGGTCGAGTAGTACATGTGGGTCGAACCTGGTGGGGTCATTTTGAGTATTTTTGAATTTGGGATCGGGTCAGGCCATTTCAAGTTCAGGTGTGTATACCTGAACTTTGGGCAGAGAATCAATTATCAGGAATTAATCACAACAAATATACTCCGTAGCTATCTTCGTTTTTGAAAAGCAGAGAATCAAGACAGGCAAGGTCATATCAAGCTTAACTGAAGCACTAGTATTTCATGGTgcataaatgaaaaaaaaaaagcaggATGGAATTACCTTGGTCCCATCGCTGGACCACCGAGCACCATAACCTTCGGGAACACGTATTTCAAAGACGGCACCATGTGGACGGACAATATGCACATTCAACCAATTACAATGATCCAGAATGTGGGTTATCACCTTCATGGCATGCTGGTTTTTACTCGAATCTGAAGGTCATAGCAGAGCTCTCAGTAATCAAATTACCCGTTTTGAACTAAAAATTACGGGTTACTGCACAGCAATGCAGCCCAAGAACAAAAGGGGTTTTGTAGCTAGTGACAGCATAGGAATATCTCAAACAGCACACACTTTGTAGAATGAACAAGTACGCGCAAAAGGTACTGCATACTGACCGTTTCCTTCTAGTTTACCCCAATACTGGCTGCTGCAACGATTGACATGCTTACTCAATGCCCTGGCACCGTCAGTCAATGAGCAACCTTTAACCTCAAaccaaaaaggaaaataattagCCCGCTCAATGCCGTGACAATCATACAAGGGACAGTAGCAGGGTTTAAATTCTGACAGACTGACAGTCAAAGAAGCTCATTTTACAGATTAGCCGTTACCACGTCTGTGATCAAGACCCCATATTTAAACCATGCACCCACTCCAATAACGGATTAACACAGATGATGTGAAATTCACATGAGGAAATCTAAATAAGCCATACAATACTCTAATCCGTAACAAGGTTCACTGTAAAAGAGGTGAAGACGAAAAATAATATATTTTGTAATTCTTCATACATTGGGATTTTGGGGTAACATAAATGAAGACAACAGAGTTGATCTTGGTGGAGGAAGTGCTTCTGGTGTTGTTCCAATAGTATGCTTAAGGCCGAGAAGACTCTGAATCCCCTTATAACCAAGGCCCTGAATCCGAAAATAATAAGACATAGTAATTAAAATTTGCTAATCTTTAGAAAACATGACATTCATTACTGAAAGCTCTTTTCCATAACTAACAAATTTATTCCGAGAACAATGATGTTATAGAGACAATTACCGAGTTTAAAATAACATGAAAAACTGAAGGCTCTCTTGCACAATCAACTACATAAAACATCATGCTTTATAACGAATATGAAGTCCGGAATATAATTAACCTCATAAATCATAAAACTCCGATGTTATTAAATTTATTTAACTGGAATGAGAAAAAAATGCTTCATGATGAATTATTTTAGACGTTTCATGCAAAGAAATAATGGGAATGAGGAAATACACGGTATGATTCTATGAATAttcatggacatataatgataaAATCAAAGGAATACAAAGCAGGATATGAGTAAGTGAAATCACTTACTGCAATAATATCAGATAGTAAGCTGTAAGGCTGAGAAGCGGGTTTGCCAACACAAATTGCAAGGACACCATTCGACTGCTCCTTTTCCTTGGAGTAGAAATTCCTGTATATTTGTTCACCTGAAAACGACATATCTAATAGTCATATATAAATCCGAAGCACTGGACTTATCTTGAATCCTAAAGCATCAGCATGTATCGATAAGAGGTACAGACCAAAGTGAAGTGTAGGTAATAAAATGTCCTGTAAAACATTCAATTCAGTAACTAAACTATACCTTCTTCAATGGTCAGCACACCTGGAAGGACTTTCTCCAAACTTTCAGCTTCCAACATTTTATAAAACGATGCATGCCGGCGGACATCCTAGATGCAATCATTTTCTTGACAAATTTCTTAGTATGTCCATGCACATAAAATATTGCATAAATACATCACAAGAACACGATTACCTGGACCTCAAGCATCAAGCATTTGTTGAAGAAAATCAGATCCCCCCATCCAATTCTGAAAAGATATGCCAAATCATGCAGAAAGATTAAGTGGAACTGAGATCATATCATGCAGAAAGATTGGACGGGGAAAAACAATAAACGGATGGTGACGGTAAAGAGTCATATTATAGAAAAGACCAGGTGTGTGGATGTATACCGGTTATAGTTACCAACAGCACATCGTCCTTCAACTGTTTTCAGGCCGTCTACACAAAATGTACATTCATATTAAGGTTTGACCATTATAATAGCTTCACATGCCAAAAACAGGAATTAAAGCAAGAACACTATGCAGTTCTATAAATTTTGATCAAAGTTTGCGCTCAAACCTTTCAGTTGTGTGAAATATGGCTCCTGAACATGAAGTTCAAACCTTATGCTGTTCAACAACTTATTAAAGTAGAAAACAGAAAACATAATTTAGGTTAAACAAATGCAAAAACCCAAGAAAAGTAAAAGAACAAATCGTACGAAAATGCAGTGGACTAAACTTACATTCACCAATTCAAACCCTTTCACTGAGATTAACTCATTCCATTTCTCTTTCAATTCTTTCAATGAATCATCTTCAGACATCGGTGACACCGTCTCAAACACAGAAACAAACGATCCAGACATAATGCACTGGTGCAAAGCAGAAGCCAAACTCTTGTATAGTGGATACAGTGGCAGTCCTACATAAAATCCCGAAACATCATATAATTAATTAACCCCCAGATATCAATGTTACTGTTACTCATAAGTCATAACCTAGGTTCAAATTCCGTCAGCATTAAAACTGCCCTAATAGCTCCCTTTATTCCAAAAAAAGCTAATACTGTATAATCAATGGTATCACGAGTTTAGCGTACTGCGAAAATAAGTTCCGATTTCAAAAATACTCTAGCTACTAAACCCACAATTATTCCCAGCCTCTATAAACAGTAAACATATTTCTGATCCAAACATCTAATTGGGCAAtcataaaatcaatcaaaaatcaaactTGTAATATAAAGATCAAAACTTTACAATCAATAATTAAAAACAGCAAAGAAAGAAGACTTAATTGAAATTACCAGAAGAAATTGAAGGGGATTCAGATTGAAATTGATGAACATCATGATCATGATTAGGGTTTAGAAGGGTAGCACAGAAGTTAGTAGATAAACCAAGGTCAAAATCAAGGGTGCCATTGATGAAAGCTTGAAGTATAAACTCAAGAAGTTGTTCAATGCAGTCATTCAGTTTAACTGGGTTGATCCCTGGTGATCCTGATGCTATATTCTCTCTTTCTTTTTCCATCTGATTCtgtcttttcctctttttcttattccgTTTTTGTAGTTGTTTTTCGACAACGAATCGGTTTTAATTAAGTCGGTTGTTATAAAATATAAGGCCGTCGAAAGAAAATTAGACGGTTTACTGGTAAAGACTAGGGATGGCAGTCCCACCCTTACCCTGTGGATATCCATCCACCCGAAATTaaatgggtgggatatggatgacgaatttttttcgaatttagggtaggatatggatatgggtgaatttagggtgggatatggattatcgtctctcacccgcttaaccaccctgtggatatccgaaattaatttttataattaattttttattaagtTAATAATTATTTAGGTCATTAATGATTTCCCTTCAAaagtatattttttttatcagaaattttacttaattttaatatcatattgTTATTTAGGAAAAGTAAAACTTGTATTTATGTGgatattgttattttcactaatcaaagtaacttacttttgttagtttaatcaataatatAATGCGTTGGTGGTTTCTTTGTAGTTGGCGTGGCGTATTTGTATGATCACTTGCTTTGCAAAGACACTTTGTTGTTGGATATATACTAGGTTGCTATTTGCTAACACATATTGTTACTTGAATTATGTATGCCTTTTAATTTTATCGCCACAATTTTTTTTACGATATattatctttaaattttatcttttTGTGAAAATATCCAACGGTACCCGCTCCACCCGCTTCACccggtggatatggatatggatgaatgaaaaaatattaaatggatgagggtgggatatggatgaccataaattaaatggatatggatatggatatggctccaccccatccatatcccacccattgccatccctagtaaAGACACGAGAGGTGGTATTGATAAGTGATGGATGACCTGGGTTTGGTATTGTCCAAGAGTCACAAGTTTACTGCAATCACTTGTCCTTGAGAATGCTAGGAATTTTGAACTAACAGTAAGGTAGTACTCCGTAAGTCGGATTTGTCACGTAACATTCTGCATTCTTGACTGTTTGCTGGATGTCGTATATCAGCAATGATATAGTCGGAAAAAAAAGATAGTTATAATTTTGTCAAGTAAGGCAATAACATAACCAATGTTACCCGGACTCAAGTACAACTGTACAAGTACTGGAAACGAGTACATATCCAATAGTGGACTCACCATGACACAATGTTTCTTGTCAACAATAAGATAGttataattttgaaattttagtgATTCAGTGTTTCTACAGTGAAATCTAGACATGTTTCAGAAATAAGGCATAAACTAGCTAAACTCCAGAGTCCATGTTTCATTCAGTGTCGGACTGTTCAATCTGGTCATTTCCTGCGAATCTATTTCTGTTTAGATTTTTTTTCGCATCAGCATGAAAAGGTAACGCTCCCACCAATCTAGCATATAGAGTCCAAAAGTGACATTGTAAAGGAAAATCTTGCGTTGCAGCCAATTCATGATATTATCTACACCCAGGAAATGTCAACAGCCAGGCATTAGCGTTGCTAGTTTTTCTCTTACATTACTAACCAAAGCTTCATATTCCGGTCCACATTTTCTCATCACCAGAAAAATTAGTAAAGCTTATTACGCTTATCTACATCACTGCAATGCATTCTCTATATCAAATTTACTGACTAGTTGTgataaataacttgataataactGCTCCAACCCATCGATGTAAACCCAAAAATGACTGCAATGCATTCTATATTATTATGGGTTGGAGCagttattatcaagttatttaggGATAACGATCACTTTCCAATAATAAAAATTCGGGCGGGTTATCTAGGGATGAATCAATACGAGCTCAAGTCAAGTTTGGGGGTCTGGTTGGGCACCGATAAGGTTATTTGGGTCGGGCCATTCTCGTCGGTCAATTTTGCAGGATTACCACGTTCTATAAGTTTTTTTTGCAATTGCTAAATATGTCAGACAGATTATtttaacaattggtctcccttgtgacgggttaccatttgtgacggatattttgtgagataaaatggtagcaaaatgggttagtggagaaaggggaccacatgaatagtgttgcagagagagagaaaaagtggaagactttgtgaggtaaaatggtatcgtcactcaagagtgacggatatgtgccgtcacaaacaagaatttgtgttctaTCTAAGGCAATGAGATAATACTTTGCCAAATATGCATAATGGAGCCGTTGTAGCTCTTTGGCTAGCTGTTGCCTTTGGTGATGGTGAAGCCTTGTAATAAATAATGATTTTATGATTTTAAAACAAAATATTaataaaccttatagagagttTTAACAAAATAACTCTAAAATAACCTTAATATTAAccaatataaatt from Silene latifolia isolate original U9 population chromosome 5, ASM4854445v1, whole genome shotgun sequence encodes the following:
- the LOC141656870 gene encoding uncharacterized protein LOC141656870 isoform X1, whose product is MEKERENIASGSPGINPVKLNDCIEQLLEFILQAFINGTLDFDLGLSTNFCATLLNPNHDHDVHQFQSESPSISSGLPLYPLYKSLASALHQCIMSGSFVSVFETVSPMSEDDSLKELKEKWNELISVKGFELVNLLNSIRFELHVQEPYFTQLKDGLKTVEGRCAVGNYNRIGWGDLIFFNKCLMLEVQDVRRHASFYKMLEAESLEKVLPGVLTIEEGEQIYRNFYSKEKEQSNGVLAICVGKPASQPYSLLSDIIAGLGYKGIQSLLGLKHTIGTTPEALPPPRSTLLSSFMLPQNPNVKGCSLTDGARALSKHVNRCSSQYWGKLEGNDSSKNQHAMKVITHILDHCNWLNVHIVRPHGAVFEIRVPEGYGARWSSDGTKFIGFLEPYMEDGHSKKWRH
- the LOC141656870 gene encoding uncharacterized protein LOC141656870 isoform X2 gives rise to the protein MEKERENIASGSPGINPVKLNDCIEQLLEFILQAFINGTLDFDLGLSTNFCATLLNPNHDHDVHQFQSESPSISSGLPLYPLYKSLASALHQCIMSGSFVSVFETVSPMSEDDSLKELKEKWNELISVKGFELVNLLNSIRFELHVQEPYFTQLKDGLKTVEGRCAVGNYNRIGWGDLIFFNKCLMLEVQDVRRHASFYKMLEAESLEKVLPGVLTIEEGEQIYRNFYSKEKEQSNGVLAICVGKPASQPYSLLSDIIAGLGYKGIQSLLGLKHTIGTTPEALPPPRSTLLSSFMLPQNPNVAH